In one window of Cellulophaga sp. HaHa_2_95 DNA:
- the msrA gene encoding peptide-methionine (S)-S-oxide reductase MsrA produces MNYLKITFIGLLALATTSCQSKTRETKNTPITTEASAQDLSSYETAYFASGCFWCVEAIFESVKGVKEVISGYSGGKEKNPTYEAVGYGRTTHAEAVKVYYNPEEVSFETLVKVYFGSHDPTTVDGQRPDMGKQYRSIAFYKDDREKKIIEAYMAKLKNDKVYNKPLATEVTKFEIFWDAEDYHQDYEKKHPDNSYIRGVSVPRLKKFQSKFPELIKKNSH; encoded by the coding sequence ATGAACTATTTGAAAATTACTTTTATTGGACTCTTAGCGCTAGCCACCACCAGCTGTCAATCTAAGACAAGAGAAACTAAAAATACTCCTATAACTACTGAGGCTTCCGCTCAAGATTTGTCTTCGTATGAAACTGCCTATTTTGCCAGTGGCTGTTTCTGGTGTGTAGAAGCTATTTTTGAAAGTGTAAAAGGTGTTAAAGAAGTTATCTCTGGTTATTCTGGAGGAAAAGAAAAAAATCCAACTTATGAGGCTGTTGGTTATGGTAGAACTACACATGCAGAAGCCGTTAAAGTTTATTACAATCCTGAAGAAGTAAGTTTTGAAACCTTAGTAAAGGTATATTTTGGCTCTCATGACCCAACAACTGTAGATGGCCAGCGTCCTGATATGGGAAAACAATATAGATCTATTGCCTTTTATAAAGATGATCGTGAGAAAAAAATTATTGAAGCTTATATGGCTAAATTAAAAAATGATAAGGTCTATAACAAGCCATTAGCTACAGAGGTTACCAAATTTGAAATCTTTTGGGATGCAGAAGATTATCATCAAGATTATGAAAAAAAACACCCTGACAATTCTTACATAAGAGGTGTATCAGTGCCAAGATTAAAGAAATTTCAAAGTAAATTCCCAGAGTTAATAAAGAAAAATTCTCATTAA
- a CDS encoding RNA polymerase sigma factor translates to MEKLLKFQTDLIEQCKANDRRAQMKLYDKYCDGMFCVVMRFVRNSDDAEDVLQESFIKAFQKIHQFKGEVTFGAWLKTIVVHKCIDFLKAKRTEHVPLEENRILVVEDEDWNIEASITIEEVRTAIHTISEKYRYVLLLYLLEGYDHAEIAQVLGIQETTCRTQLMRGKAYLKDKLKKKEYESRS, encoded by the coding sequence TTGGAAAAATTGTTAAAATTCCAAACAGATTTAATTGAGCAATGCAAGGCTAACGATCGTAGAGCGCAAATGAAACTCTATGATAAGTACTGTGATGGTATGTTTTGTGTAGTGATGAGATTTGTGAGAAATAGTGATGATGCAGAAGACGTTTTGCAAGAATCATTTATTAAAGCTTTTCAAAAAATTCATCAATTTAAAGGAGAGGTAACATTCGGTGCATGGTTAAAAACAATTGTAGTTCATAAGTGTATAGATTTTCTAAAGGCAAAGCGCACGGAGCATGTTCCGTTAGAAGAAAATAGGATACTTGTGGTTGAAGATGAAGATTGGAACATTGAAGCGTCAATTACGATAGAAGAAGTGCGGACGGCTATACATACTATTTCTGAGAAATATAGGTATGTGTTACTGCTCTACTTACTAGAAGGATATGATCATGCTGAAATTGCTCAGGTTTTAGGTATTCAAGAAACCACTTGTAGAACGCAATTAATGAGAGGTAAAGCTTATTTAAAAGATAAATTAAAGAAGAAAGAATATGAATCAAGATCTTAG
- a CDS encoding ABC-F family ATP-binding cassette domain-containing protein, with the protein MNLLSVENIAKAYGEHVLFSDISFGINKDQKIALIAKNGSGKTSILNILSGLDTPDSGQVNYRKGIRVSFLDQEPNLDPKLTIEETIFASDNEILKVIRAYEHALENPEEADAYQTAFEGMERFQAWDFETQYKQILSKLNLNDIHLKVEILSGGQKKRLALANALINKPDLLVLDEPTNHLDLEMIEWLEQYFAKENMTLFMVTHDRYFLERVCNEIIELDEGVMYPYKGNYSYYLEKKENRLEQEATEQHKSKLLFKKELDWMRRQPKARTTKSKSRQDDFYEIKEKASKRRNENEVELEINMARMGSKILELHKVSKSYPGKPILDKFEYNFLRGERLGIIGKNGAGKSTFLNILSGNDEPDSGKVIVGETIKFGYYTQKGINIKEGQKVIDVIREFGDYIPLAKGRQISAQQLLERFLFDRKKQYDFVDKLSGGERKRLYLCTILIQNPNFLILDEPTNDLDIVTLNVLESFLMDFPGCLLVVSHDRYFMDKIVDHLFVFRGDAVVEDFPGNYSDFRSYEDSAVLESRAAKKENTPAEVDKGSKKKEEKKKLTFNEQKEFTNIEREIKKLEAKKEATQQKFADASLSGEEIDKLSITLKEIETAIEEKTERWFELSALIE; encoded by the coding sequence ATGAATCTATTATCAGTAGAAAATATTGCAAAAGCCTATGGCGAACATGTTTTATTTTCTGATATCTCTTTTGGAATAAACAAAGACCAAAAAATAGCGTTGATCGCAAAAAACGGAAGTGGAAAAACATCCATATTAAATATATTATCAGGATTAGACACTCCGGATTCTGGCCAAGTAAATTACCGAAAGGGAATTAGAGTTTCTTTCTTAGATCAAGAACCTAATTTAGATCCAAAATTAACCATTGAAGAGACTATCTTTGCCTCAGATAATGAAATATTAAAGGTCATTAGAGCTTACGAACATGCATTGGAAAACCCAGAAGAAGCAGACGCATATCAAACAGCCTTTGAGGGGATGGAGCGCTTTCAGGCTTGGGATTTTGAAACTCAATACAAACAAATTTTATCCAAGCTTAATCTTAACGATATTCACCTTAAAGTAGAGATACTTTCTGGAGGACAAAAAAAGCGTTTAGCCTTAGCAAATGCATTGATCAATAAACCAGACTTATTGGTACTTGATGAACCTACCAACCATTTAGATTTAGAAATGATTGAATGGTTAGAGCAGTATTTTGCTAAGGAAAACATGACCTTATTCATGGTTACGCATGATCGTTACTTCCTTGAACGTGTTTGTAATGAAATTATAGAACTAGATGAAGGTGTTATGTATCCTTATAAAGGAAACTACTCTTATTATCTAGAAAAGAAAGAGAATAGACTAGAGCAAGAGGCTACAGAACAACATAAATCTAAACTTTTATTTAAAAAAGAATTAGATTGGATGCGCAGACAGCCAAAAGCTAGAACGACAAAGTCCAAATCTAGACAAGATGATTTTTACGAAATAAAAGAAAAGGCTAGTAAACGTAGAAATGAAAATGAGGTAGAGCTTGAAATTAATATGGCGCGTATGGGAAGTAAGATTCTTGAGCTACATAAAGTTTCTAAATCATACCCAGGAAAGCCTATCTTAGATAAGTTTGAATACAACTTTCTTCGTGGAGAACGTCTTGGAATTATCGGTAAAAATGGCGCAGGAAAATCTACTTTTTTAAATATTCTAAGTGGTAATGATGAACCTGATAGCGGAAAAGTTATCGTTGGAGAGACCATTAAGTTTGGATATTACACGCAAAAAGGAATAAATATTAAAGAGGGCCAAAAGGTAATTGATGTTATTCGGGAATTTGGGGATTACATTCCACTAGCCAAAGGAAGACAAATATCTGCACAGCAATTATTAGAACGCTTTTTATTTGACCGTAAAAAACAATATGATTTTGTAGATAAATTAAGTGGTGGCGAGCGTAAGCGTTTGTACCTATGTACCATTTTAATTCAGAATCCTAACTTTTTAATTTTAGATGAGCCTACTAACGATTTAGATATTGTCACCCTGAATGTTCTAGAAAGTTTTTTAATGGATTTCCCAGGTTGCTTATTGGTTGTTTCACACGACAGGTATTTTATGGATAAAATTGTAGACCACCTGTTTGTTTTTAGAGGCGATGCTGTTGTTGAAGATTTCCCAGGTAATTATTCAGATTTCAGATCTTATGAGGATAGTGCTGTATTAGAAAGCAGAGCTGCTAAAAAAGAAAATACACCCGCGGAAGTAGATAAAGGAAGTAAGAAAAAAGAAGAGAAAAAGAAACTTACGTTCAATGAGCAAAAAGAGTTCACAAATATAGAACGAGAGATAAAAAAACTAGAAGCTAAAAAAGAAGCTACGCAACAAAAGTTTGCAGATGCCTCTCTAAGTGGTGAAGAAATAGATAAATTATCTATAACGCTTAAAGAAATTGAAACTGCTATAGAAGAAAAAACGGAACGTTGGTTTGAACTTTCTGCCCTTATAGAATAA
- a CDS encoding organic hydroperoxide resistance protein: MKTIFESSATNTGGRSGHVTTEGGLIDLDVKMPNGKDPIEEKYTNPEQLFAAAYSTCFAGALQAVAKENGVDDLGDFSVTAIIGFGKDEDGFNIEATLDAYLPTVDKEKGEELINAAHEICPYSKATRDNITVNLNLLLDE, encoded by the coding sequence ATGAAAACAATATTTGAGTCAAGTGCAACAAATACAGGTGGTAGATCTGGTCATGTAACAACCGAAGGCGGATTGATTGACTTAGATGTGAAGATGCCAAATGGCAAAGATCCTATTGAAGAGAAATACACGAATCCAGAACAATTGTTCGCAGCAGCATATTCAACTTGCTTTGCTGGAGCTCTTCAGGCGGTAGCTAAGGAAAACGGAGTAGATGATTTGGGAGATTTTAGTGTAACTGCAATTATTGGTTTTGGTAAAGACGAGGACGGTTTTAATATTGAGGCAACCTTAGACGCATATTTACCAACCGTGGATAAGGAAAAAGGTGAGGAGTTAATCAATGCCGCTCATGAAATTTGTCCTTACAGTAAAGCTACAAGAGATAATATCACCGTAAATCTTAATTTACTTTTAGACGAATAA
- a CDS encoding sensor histidine kinase: MYNVTSLATLLSCIIITLFSGGINSAFIFVLGLVVFAGYVTTKRYGEVYLYCAFIIVTLIYFQSILNLPYVRNVVPEDSKDLFNFISILFSLYILGGVFGKILVKTHYNLYRSKLEVEQKVREKETLIKEVHHRVKNNLQTVSSLLSLQARNMKDEEMKKMIKSSQNRVNSMAMVHEMLYMREDLSKIEYKSYVEELSDYLVRSIKGTDNRIKVAIDIIDINLGIDTAIPLGLLINEAITNSLKYGIKDNGEGEISIALKKSQDEKDYVLNIGDNGDGYEESITPQTTTSLGLKLIYNLTRQLQGSILKDCTKKGTNYIITFKEIGQNFQPIG, encoded by the coding sequence ATGTACAATGTTACATCATTGGCAACTTTATTGAGCTGTATTATAATCACCCTATTTAGCGGCGGTATTAACAGCGCGTTTATTTTTGTACTGGGCTTAGTAGTTTTTGCAGGCTATGTAACTACAAAACGTTATGGTGAAGTTTACCTATATTGTGCGTTTATAATTGTTACCTTAATCTATTTCCAATCTATCTTAAATCTTCCTTATGTTAGGAATGTAGTTCCTGAAGATTCAAAAGATCTTTTTAATTTTATTAGTATTCTCTTCTCCTTATATATACTAGGAGGGGTATTTGGAAAGATATTAGTAAAGACACATTACAACTTATACCGATCTAAACTCGAAGTTGAGCAAAAAGTGCGCGAAAAAGAAACACTTATAAAAGAAGTACATCATCGGGTAAAAAACAACTTACAAACCGTATCCAGTCTTCTAAGCTTACAAGCTAGAAACATGAAAGACGAGGAGATGAAAAAAATGATTAAGAGTAGCCAGAATAGAGTAAACTCCATGGCTATGGTTCATGAAATGCTCTACATGCGTGAAGATTTATCAAAAATTGAATACAAGTCTTACGTAGAAGAATTAAGTGATTATCTCGTACGCTCTATAAAGGGTACTGATAATAGAATAAAAGTAGCTATTGACATTATTGATATAAACCTCGGAATAGATACAGCAATACCCTTAGGGCTGCTTATTAATGAAGCAATTACCAACTCCTTAAAGTATGGTATCAAAGATAATGGCGAAGGAGAAATCAGTATCGCTCTTAAGAAAAGTCAAGATGAAAAAGATTATGTTTTAAATATTGGCGATAATGGTGATGGCTATGAGGAGAGTATCACGCCACAAACTACTACATCACTTGGATTAAAACTTATTTACAACCTTACCAGACAACTTCAAGGTTCTATATTAAAAGATTGTACTAAAAAAGGAACCAACTATATTATCACATTCAAGGAAATTGGTCAAAACTTCCAACCAATTGGATAA
- a CDS encoding aldose epimerase family protein, with translation MIQNTIKNDKIELTVLDFGAIIQKIIVKDKYGTPTNMVVGFDEPEDYLSNPMFLGACIGRYAGRISQGGFSLDGKTYPIHEEDGVHLHGGIAGFNTKTFEVTHVNHGTKPFIQLSYVSEHLEEGYPGNLNVTVTYTLDDDALIITHEAGTDQKTVVNLTNHSYFKLDSTEEVNHYTLQLDCSKVLATHDNLIPTGELIEVSKTNYDFLERTPLANTRLDTPFVIDKRHEICASAYSEISGITLEVMTNQPAVVIYTPETTGSICFETQNYPDAPNHPNFPSSVLTPEDTYHNQSTFRFKV, from the coding sequence TTGATTCAAAATACAATTAAAAATGACAAAATTGAGCTGACGGTTCTTGATTTTGGTGCTATTATTCAAAAGATAATCGTAAAAGATAAATATGGGACCCCTACAAATATGGTGGTGGGTTTTGATGAACCAGAAGATTATTTAAGCAACCCTATGTTTTTAGGTGCTTGCATAGGGCGCTATGCTGGAAGAATCTCTCAAGGGGGATTTTCACTAGATGGTAAAACATACCCTATTCATGAAGAAGACGGCGTTCATTTACATGGCGGAATTGCGGGTTTTAACACAAAAACATTTGAGGTAACTCATGTGAATCACGGCACGAAACCTTTCATCCAACTTTCTTATGTAAGTGAACATTTAGAAGAAGGTTATCCCGGAAATTTAAACGTAACCGTTACTTATACGTTAGATGATGATGCACTAATCATAACACATGAAGCTGGCACGGACCAAAAAACGGTAGTTAACTTAACCAATCACTCCTATTTTAAATTAGATTCTACAGAAGAGGTAAATCATTATACATTACAATTAGATTGCTCAAAGGTTTTAGCTACTCATGACAATCTTATCCCTACTGGAGAATTAATAGAGGTATCTAAAACAAACTATGATTTTTTAGAACGTACACCACTAGCAAACACACGACTAGATACTCCATTTGTAATTGATAAGCGTCATGAAATTTGCGCATCGGCTTATTCAGAAATTTCAGGTATTACGTTGGAAGTAATGACCAACCAGCCGGCAGTTGTAATTTATACTCCAGAGACAACAGGTTCTATTTGTTTTGAAACTCAAAATTATCCTGATGCCCCCAATCACCCTAACTTTCCATCAAGCGTGCTAACACCTGAAGACACCTATCATAATCAATCTACCTTTAGATTCAAAGTATAA
- a CDS encoding peptidoglycan DD-metalloendopeptidase family protein, which produces MSELENVLIEYSKTSIPILDESIPLSKYCALDLSTTNQLLDNIAITDPSECQQYIDTVLSSNDAKVAFGGYLEKRNLYADKSSFSKEQHTARNIHLGIDYWCVAGTKVLVPIDGIVHSFKNNDTVGDYGPTIILKHTINEVTFYTLYGHLSLETITHLEVGASLKAGACIGYLGTADINVNYAPHLHFQIINSIGAYFGDYPGVCNGNDLKFYSENCPDPNFLLKIGS; this is translated from the coding sequence ATGAGTGAATTAGAGAACGTATTAATAGAATATTCCAAAACAAGTATTCCTATTCTGGATGAAAGTATCCCTTTGTCTAAGTATTGTGCCTTAGATTTATCTACGACCAATCAATTACTAGATAATATCGCTATTACAGATCCAAGTGAATGTCAACAGTATATAGATACGGTCCTTTCTTCGAATGATGCCAAGGTAGCTTTTGGTGGGTATTTAGAAAAGAGAAATCTTTATGCTGATAAGTCTAGCTTTTCTAAAGAACAACATACCGCCAGAAATATTCATTTAGGAATAGATTATTGGTGTGTTGCAGGCACTAAAGTGCTAGTTCCTATAGACGGTATAGTTCATAGCTTTAAGAATAATGATACTGTGGGAGATTATGGTCCTACAATTATATTGAAGCATACCATTAATGAAGTAACCTTCTATACCTTATATGGGCATTTATCTTTAGAGACTATTACGCATCTAGAAGTTGGGGCTTCTTTGAAAGCAGGAGCTTGTATAGGTTATTTAGGGACTGCAGATATTAATGTAAATTATGCACCACACCTACATTTTCAAATTATAAACTCTATAGGAGCCTATTTCGGAGACTATCCAGGAGTATGTAATGGCAATGATTTGAAGTTTTATAGCGAGAACTGTCCAGATCCTAATTTTCTATTAAAAATAGGATCATAG
- a CDS encoding DUF2795 domain-containing protein: MYWTLELASYLSDAPWPATKDELIDYAIRTGAPLEVVENLQSMEEEGGEIYESIEEIWPDYPTEEDYLWNEDEY, from the coding sequence ATGTATTGGACTTTAGAATTAGCATCTTACTTGAGTGATGCACCTTGGCCAGCTACCAAAGACGAATTGATCGATTACGCAATTAGAACCGGAGCTCCACTAGAGGTTGTAGAAAATCTACAGTCTATGGAAGAAGAAGGCGGTGAAATTTACGAATCTATCGAAGAAATTTGGCCAGACTACCCAACGGAAGAAGATTACCTCTGGAACGAGGACGAATATTAA
- a CDS encoding cob(I)yrinic acid a,c-diamide adenosyltransferase yields MKIYTKTGDKGTTALFGGTRVAKHHIRIESYGTVDELNAWIGMIRDQEIDQHSKDILTHIQHKLFIVGAVLATDPEKAVLKNGKERLNIDKISNDDLLLLEHEMDTIEAKLPQMTHFILPGGHTTVSYCHIARTVCRRAERIASHLNDTEPFEPNVLRYLNRLSDYLFMLGRGLAAHLNVEEIKWIPEKK; encoded by the coding sequence ATGAAAATTTATACAAAAACTGGCGACAAAGGAACTACAGCACTTTTTGGAGGAACTCGAGTAGCTAAACACCATATTAGAATTGAAAGTTACGGTACCGTGGATGAGTTGAATGCATGGATTGGCATGATAAGAGATCAAGAAATAGATCAGCATTCTAAAGACATCCTTACGCATATTCAGCATAAATTGTTTATTGTAGGTGCTGTTTTAGCGACAGATCCAGAGAAAGCGGTTTTAAAAAACGGAAAAGAACGCTTAAATATTGATAAAATCAGTAATGATGATCTTTTGCTGCTAGAACATGAAATGGATACCATCGAAGCTAAGCTTCCGCAAATGACACATTTTATTTTACCCGGCGGCCACACCACGGTGTCATACTGTCATATTGCCAGAACTGTATGCCGTAGAGCAGAACGTATTGCGTCACATTTAAATGATACTGAACCTTTTGAACCAAATGTCTTGCGGTATCTAAATAGACTATCAGATTATCTTTTTATGTTGGGTCGGGGTTTAGCTGCACATTTAAACGTTGAAGAAATAAAATGGATTCCAGAAAAAAAATAA
- the secA gene encoding preprotein translocase subunit SecA produces MSFLNSVLKVFVGDKAKKDVKELQPIIDKIHSFEKELANLSNDEIRNKTLSFKAQLKNDTQVINDRIQALEVEVKNSKDIDKNEDIYAEIDGLKKEAYEISEKTLKSILPEAFAVVKETSKRFANNTTIEVTASEYDRQLSGTKEYVSLEGDKAIWQNSWNAAGKEVTWDMVHYDVQLIGGIALHEGKIAEMHTGEGKTLVATLPLYLNALTGNGVHLVTVNDYLAKRDSAWMAPIFQFHGITIECIDNHQPNSDGRRAAYNADITYGTNNEFGFDYLRDNMAHTPSDLVQRPHNFAIVDEVDSVLVDDARTPLIISGPVPKGDIQEFDQLKPKVNDIVSLQKHYLTGVLAEAKKLIASGDTKEGGFQLLRVHRGLPKNKALIKFLSEEGVKQLLQKTENYYMQDNNREMPKVDEELWFVIDEKNNQIELTEKGVEHISGEQDPTFFLMPDIGGEIAKIENQHLDVEKEAELKEELFKEFGVKSERIHTLNQLLKAYTLFEKDVEYVVMENKVMIVDEQTGRIMDGRRYSDGLHQAIEAKENVKIEAATQTFATVTLQNYFRMYNKLAGMTGTAITEAGEFWEIYKLDVMEIPTNRPIARDDRNDLIYKTKREKYNAIIDQVTELSAAGRPVLIGTTSVEISELLSRMLSIRKVPHNVLNAKMHKKEADIVEEAGKAGIVTIATNMAGRGTDIKLSDAVKKSGGLAIIGTERHDSRRVDRQLRGRSGRQGDPGSSQFYVSLEDNLMRLFGSDRVAKMMDRMGLEDGEVIQHSMMTKSIERAQKKVEENNFGVRKRLLEYDDVMNAQREVVYKRRRHALQGERLKVDIANMIYDTCEVIAETNKNASDYKNFEFELIKYFAITSPLTEEEFSKKSVQEIASLLYKNAYQHYQEKMERSATVANRVIKNVYEDEANKFERIVVPFSDGIKTFNIVTNLKEAYESEGKQLITDFEKNITLAIVDDAWKVHLRKMDELKQSVQLAVHEQKDPLLIYKFEAFELFKGMIEKVNKEVVAFLYKGEIPNGNDTNIQEAKTISEPKENLNVSKEEVLNSDELAAQNRAVGQNQGSRPPITETITREAPKIGRNDRVTIKNVMSGESRTVKFKQAEPLLSKGEWVITEH; encoded by the coding sequence ATGAGTTTTTTAAATTCTGTTTTAAAAGTTTTTGTAGGCGATAAGGCTAAGAAAGATGTCAAAGAGCTACAACCTATCATAGATAAGATTCATTCTTTCGAAAAAGAACTTGCTAATCTAAGCAATGATGAAATTCGAAATAAAACACTTTCTTTCAAAGCACAGCTTAAAAATGACACACAAGTCATTAATGATAGAATACAAGCCCTTGAGGTTGAAGTAAAAAACTCAAAGGATATTGATAAGAACGAAGATATTTATGCAGAAATAGATGGACTCAAAAAAGAAGCCTACGAAATTTCTGAAAAAACATTAAAATCAATTTTACCAGAAGCTTTTGCTGTGGTAAAGGAAACTTCTAAGCGTTTTGCGAATAATACTACCATAGAGGTTACTGCTTCTGAATATGACCGGCAACTTTCTGGAACTAAAGAATATGTTTCTTTAGAAGGCGACAAGGCTATCTGGCAGAATTCTTGGAACGCTGCAGGTAAAGAGGTTACCTGGGACATGGTACATTATGATGTACAACTTATTGGAGGTATTGCTTTACATGAAGGTAAAATTGCAGAAATGCATACGGGTGAAGGTAAAACCTTAGTGGCTACTTTACCATTATACTTAAATGCCTTAACAGGTAACGGAGTACACCTAGTAACCGTAAATGATTATTTAGCCAAGCGTGATAGCGCGTGGATGGCTCCTATTTTTCAATTTCATGGTATTACCATAGAATGTATTGATAACCACCAGCCAAATTCTGACGGAAGACGCGCTGCTTATAATGCCGATATTACGTATGGTACAAACAATGAATTTGGATTTGACTACCTAAGAGATAACATGGCACATACGCCAAGTGATTTGGTGCAACGTCCTCATAATTTTGCTATTGTTGATGAGGTCGATTCTGTTTTGGTAGATGATGCGCGTACACCATTAATTATTTCTGGCCCTGTACCCAAAGGAGATATTCAAGAATTTGATCAATTAAAACCTAAAGTAAATGATATTGTTTCTTTACAAAAGCACTATTTAACGGGCGTTTTAGCAGAAGCAAAAAAATTAATAGCCTCAGGTGATACTAAAGAGGGTGGTTTCCAATTATTAAGAGTACACCGTGGTCTACCAAAAAATAAAGCATTAATCAAATTCTTAAGTGAAGAAGGCGTAAAGCAATTACTTCAAAAAACTGAGAATTATTACATGCAAGATAACAATCGTGAGATGCCTAAGGTTGATGAAGAGCTATGGTTTGTTATTGACGAAAAAAATAATCAGATAGAGCTTACTGAAAAAGGGGTAGAACACATTTCTGGTGAACAAGATCCTACCTTCTTCTTAATGCCAGATATAGGCGGAGAAATTGCTAAAATTGAAAATCAGCATCTGGATGTTGAAAAAGAAGCAGAGCTTAAAGAAGAACTTTTCAAAGAATTTGGCGTTAAAAGTGAACGTATACATACTTTAAATCAATTATTAAAAGCCTATACTCTTTTTGAAAAAGATGTAGAATATGTAGTAATGGAGAATAAGGTAATGATTGTCGATGAACAAACAGGTCGTATCATGGACGGTCGTCGTTATTCAGACGGTTTACACCAAGCAATTGAAGCTAAAGAGAATGTAAAAATTGAAGCCGCAACGCAAACCTTTGCTACGGTGACTTTACAAAACTACTTTAGAATGTATAATAAGCTTGCTGGTATGACAGGTACCGCTATTACAGAAGCAGGAGAATTTTGGGAAATCTACAAACTAGATGTTATGGAGATCCCTACCAACAGACCTATTGCTAGAGATGACAGAAACGATTTGATTTATAAAACAAAACGTGAAAAATACAATGCAATAATAGACCAAGTAACAGAGCTTTCTGCTGCAGGTAGACCGGTCTTAATTGGTACAACTTCTGTAGAAATTTCAGAACTTTTATCCCGTATGCTTAGTATTCGTAAAGTACCACACAATGTACTGAATGCGAAAATGCATAAAAAAGAGGCAGATATTGTTGAAGAAGCTGGTAAAGCTGGTATAGTTACGATAGCAACAAACATGGCTGGTCGTGGTACCGATATTAAATTATCAGATGCTGTTAAAAAATCTGGTGGTTTAGCTATTATCGGAACAGAACGTCATGATTCACGTCGTGTAGACCGTCAGTTAAGAGGACGTTCAGGTCGTCAAGGAGATCCAGGAAGTTCTCAATTCTATGTATCTCTTGAAGATAACTTAATGCGTTTGTTTGGTTCTGATAGAGTTGCTAAAATGATGGATAGAATGGGCTTAGAAGATGGTGAAGTGATCCAACATTCCATGATGACTAAATCAATTGAGCGTGCACAGAAAAAAGTGGAAGAGAATAACTTTGGCGTACGTAAAAGATTATTAGAATATGATGATGTAATGAATGCTCAACGTGAGGTCGTGTACAAACGTCGTCGTCATGCGTTACAAGGAGAACGTCTAAAGGTAGATATTGCCAATATGATTTATGATACTTGTGAGGTTATTGCAGAAACCAACAAAAACGCAAGTGACTATAAGAATTTTGAATTTGAACTAATTAAATATTTCGCTATCACTTCTCCTTTAACAGAGGAAGAGTTCTCTAAGAAGAGCGTTCAGGAAATAGCTTCCTTATTATATAAAAACGCTTACCAACACTACCAAGAGAAGATGGAGCGCAGTGCCACTGTTGCTAACAGGGTAATTAAGAATGTGTATGAAGATGAAGCTAATAAATTTGAACGTATTGTAGTTCCTTTTTCTGATGGAATTAAAACGTTTAATATTGTTACTAATTTAAAAGAAGCATATGAAAGCGAAGGGAAGCAATTAATTACAGATTTTGAAAAGAACATCACCTTAGCAATTGTTGATGATGCTTGGAAAGTTCATTTACGTAAAATGGATGAATTAAAACAATCTGTACAACTTGCTGTTCACGAACAAAAAGATCCGCTGCTAATTTATAAGTTTGAAGCTTTTGAATTATTTAAAGGGATGATTGAAAAGGTAAATAAAGAAGTTGTAGCATTTTTATACAAAGGAGAAATCCCTAATGGAAATGACACAAACATTCAAGAAGCCAAGACAATTAGTGAGCCTAAAGAAAACTTAAACGTTAGTAAAGAAGAGGTTTTAAATAGCGATGAGCTTGCTGCACAAAACCGTGCTGTAGGTCAAAATCAAGGAAGCAGACCTCCCATTACAGAAACAATTACGCGTGAAGCTCCTAAAATTGGACGTAATGACCGTGTAACTATTAAAAATGTGATGTCTGGCGAGAGCAGAACTGTGAAATTTAAACAAGCAGAACCACTTCTTTCAAAAGGAGAATGGGTGATCACAGAGCACTAA